The genomic segment CGCCGCGTAGTTGCCCGAGATGTCGGTGCTGCGGAACTTCTGGGTCGCCACCTGCATGATGGGCAACTCGATCGCCATGCAGGAGTTGTTGAGCATGACCGACAGGATCGGGATGCGCTCCCGCACGGCCGTCTCGAAGTCCATGCCGGTGAACCCGATCGCCGCGTCCCCCCACACGTTGATGCACAGTTTCTCGGGCGCTTCCAGCTTGGCGCCCATCGCCAGGCCCAACCCGTACCCCAGCTGGGTGGTTTTCCCCCAGCCGATGTACGACAGCGGGGTCACAGGCTGCCAGAACGGCGAGAGCTGGTCGCGGGGGCTTCCTGCGTCGTGCGTGATGATGGTGTTGGGGACGTCGACCGTGTGCAGCAGATCCCAGATGACGCGGTACGGCGACAGCGGCGTTTCCTCGGACGTCAGCTTGGGCATCCATCGCTCCAGCCATTCCGCCCGAATGGCCGCGATCTCTTTGGCGGTCTTCGCCGCCTGGTCACGCCGAGCCGAGCGCAGCCGGTCCTTCACCGCCGCGAGCAGCCCCTCCAAGATCAACCCCGCGTCCCCGAGCAGGACGTGATCGGCCGGGATGTCCTTGTTGATGTCGCTGGGATCGAGCGTGGCGTGGATGATCGTTTTCCCGGCCGGCATGGCGACGCCGTAGTTCGTCACGGCGAAGCTGCAGCCGATGCCGAGGATCACGTCGCTGCGCTGCAGGAAGTCGTGGACGGGTTTGGGGACCGAACGACCACCCGAACCGAGCGAGAGCGGGTGGGTCTCCGGAAAGGCGCTCTTGCCTTCCAGGCTTGTGGTCACCGGGGCGCCCAGCCACTCGGCGAGCTCTCGGAGGATTCCCCAGGCGCGCGCGTAGTGCACCCCTTGGCCCGCGTAGATGACCGGGCGCTCCGCCTCCACGAGCGCCGCGGCGACCTCGTCCACGGCGCGCGGATCGGGAGCGGTCCGCGCGGAGGGGGCCGGGCGGTAATTCAACGGCTCAGGCACGTCCTCGCGAAAAACGTCCGTCGGGATCTCGACGAGGGCGGGGCGCGGCCGTCCGTTCCGGACCTGCGTGAACGCACGCCGCATCGCCGCCGGGACCTCGCCGGGCAGCAACACCTGCTCCGCACTCTTCGTGACGTGACGGTAGTTCAGGGCCGCGTTGAAGTTGGGCGGGACGTTGGTGAGATGCCGGGGGTACCCTGCGGGCAGCACCACGATCGGCACCGAATCGCCGTACGCCTGGGCGACGCCGCCGAACGAGTTCTCCGCCCCGGGGCCGTGCTGCATCGCGAACACGCCGATCCGCCGGCCCGAGGAGATCCGGCTCACCGCATCGGCCATGTGGAGGCCGGTGCGCTCCTGGCGGACGATGATCGTCCGGATGTCGGCGCCGGCCGCGGCCTCGATGATCGGGTTCACCGGATAACCAATGAGGAACTCCACGCCCTCGCGCTTCAGGATCTCTGCGACCGCGGCTGCGACCTTCATCGTCCTCATCCCTCCTGTCTGTGCGCTACGACATCGACGTCGCGGACGTTAGGACGTTCCGGACGAACCCGATCCGGGATCGAGCACGATCCGATCGCTGCGGTGTGCGCCCAGCGCCCGTGTGTATCTGTTAGTGATCTCGTCCATAATCTCCGCCCGGCTCTTGCCGTCGGGCTCGACCCCGAAGACATACCGGGGGAAACTCAGCCGGTTCATCGCCTCGTGGACCGCGGGCGCTTGCTCAGGCGGATGAATACGCCCGGGCCGCCCGAAGGCGATGTAGCCCATCGGGACCCACGTGCCATCGGCGAGCTCAGTGTCGACATGCACTTTTCCACCCAGCGCGATCACGCAGGCTTCGCCTACGGCCGAGCCGTTGAAGGCCATGGCGCCGGTGGCGATGAAACTCCGTGCCCCCACGCGGCATCCCGAGAGATACGCGTGGGGCCCCACAAGCACGTGGTCGCCGATCCACAATGGAAACCGGCCGGCCCCGCGCAGGACGGCGTGCTCCATGATGACACACTCCGCGCCGACCATGACCTCTGCCCCACACTCGGCGGTCAGCACCGCGCCGTAGAGCACGCGGGTGTTGGGGCC from the bacterium genome contains:
- a CDS encoding thiamine pyrophosphate-requiring protein — encoded protein: MKVAAAVAEILKREGVEFLIGYPVNPIIEAAAGADIRTIIVRQERTGLHMADAVSRISSGRRIGVFAMQHGPGAENSFGGVAQAYGDSVPIVVLPAGYPRHLTNVPPNFNAALNYRHVTKSAEQVLLPGEVPAAMRRAFTQVRNGRPRPALVEIPTDVFREDVPEPLNYRPAPSARTAPDPRAVDEVAAALVEAERPVIYAGQGVHYARAWGILRELAEWLGAPVTTSLEGKSAFPETHPLSLGSGGRSVPKPVHDFLQRSDVILGIGCSFAVTNYGVAMPAGKTIIHATLDPSDINKDIPADHVLLGDAGLILEGLLAAVKDRLRSARRDQAAKTAKEIAAIRAEWLERWMPKLTSEETPLSPYRVIWDLLHTVDVPNTIITHDAGSPRDQLSPFWQPVTPLSYIGWGKTTQLGYGLGLAMGAKLEAPEKLCINVWGDAAIGFTGMDFETAVRERIPILSVMLNNSCMAIELPIMQVATQKFRSTDISGNYAALAQALGGYGERVTEAGAIVPAITRAVKKTQEGVPALLEFITAKEIEFSVFK
- a CDS encoding gamma carbonic anhydrase family protein, which encodes MRVEHLGRQPLVDPSAWIAPNAVLSGPVTIGPNTRVLYGAVLTAECGAEVMVGAECVIMEHAVLRGAGRFPLWIGDHVLVGPHAYLSGCRVGARSFIATGAMAFNGSAVGEACVIALGGKVHVDTELADGTWVPMGYIAFGRPGRIHPPEQAPAVHEAMNRLSFPRYVFGVEPDGKSRAEIMDEITNRYTRALGAHRSDRIVLDPGSGSSGTS